One Nostoc sp. UHCC 0302 DNA window includes the following coding sequences:
- a CDS encoding glycosyl hydrolase, producing MKSHNPANHFKFMWKGRLALIMLILLICPSGGRNLKAVGNQPAVKSSNAPLLLGLYASDYLGTQGVIDKQLRQIDQWAGKRHSIAGFFFDIEDSNPGYNIPVSLEQLRQNGYTAFINLKSSHLASEIARGDLDKSLQKVAKAYAKWTSRGEGRMAFIAPLQEMNIPGERYSKDPKNFKLAYQRIYKIFKEAGVSPKAVRWVFAPNGWSENDEHRFENYYPGNEQVDVVAFSAYNWGYCSNSSWKHWSNSQEVFEPYIKRMRSMAPSKPIFIAQTATTSNTKNGSDQAAKDQWFRDSYTQLAGMGVQAILYFNINKECDWSVYSQSGGKSAGYKDVVANPTFGYLSPADLAKKL from the coding sequence ATGAAAAGTCATAACCCTGCTAATCATTTCAAATTTATGTGGAAGGGACGGCTAGCATTAATAATGCTAATTTTGCTAATTTGTCCTTCCGGAGGTAGAAATCTCAAGGCAGTTGGTAACCAACCAGCCGTGAAGTCCTCCAATGCACCTTTACTGCTGGGTCTATATGCTTCAGACTATCTAGGGACTCAAGGTGTAATTGACAAACAATTGCGTCAAATTGATCAATGGGCTGGTAAACGCCATTCAATCGCTGGATTCTTTTTTGATATTGAAGACTCGAATCCAGGATACAATATCCCAGTTTCTCTAGAACAGTTACGGCAGAACGGATACACTGCCTTCATCAATCTTAAATCCTCTCACTTAGCGTCTGAGATTGCCAGAGGAGACTTAGATAAGTCTCTGCAAAAAGTGGCTAAAGCTTATGCCAAATGGACAAGTCGAGGAGAGGGGCGTATGGCATTTATTGCGCCATTACAAGAGATGAATATTCCCGGTGAGAGGTACAGCAAAGACCCGAAAAACTTCAAGTTGGCATACCAACGCATCTACAAAATATTTAAAGAAGCAGGTGTGTCTCCAAAAGCAGTGCGTTGGGTGTTTGCGCCGAATGGTTGGAGTGAAAACGACGAACACCGTTTTGAAAACTACTATCCTGGCAACGAGCAGGTTGACGTCGTTGCTTTCAGTGCATATAACTGGGGATATTGTAGCAATTCCAGTTGGAAACACTGGAGTAACTCTCAAGAAGTGTTTGAGCCTTATATCAAGCGGATGCGGTCAATGGCTCCCAGCAAACCGATTTTCATTGCTCAAACAGCCACTACAAGTAATACAAAAAATGGTTCTGACCAGGCTGCTAAAGACCAATGGTTCCGCGACTCCTACACTCAGCTAGCTGGTATGGGTGTACAAGCCATTCTCTACTTCAACATTAATAAAGAGTGCGATTGGTCTGTTTACAGTCAAAGCGGCGGCAAATCTGCTGGCTATAAAGACGTAGTAGCTAATCCAACTTTTGGTTACTTATCCCCTGCCGATTTGGCAAAGAAGTTATAG
- a CDS encoding DUF3131 domain-containing protein produces the protein MSLIVQSILYATTNQKLLICPSKEIWQCTSSLIIAAPDNFNPDSQFPLPRPKPEPTAPTVTPAPPTPPKAPVTPALPIVPKPPATPAPPIVPKPPVTPALPIVPKPPATQEKPAAPSIRTSPPRLTQERDQIAAQRAWKYFDRNWNPQTGLVNSVDNLPWTTWWDQGSALLGIHAARQLGLLSPDLFQQRMNTLLKTLETLPLPATGLPNKAYSTRTAQMRQLNDTPDPKGISGWSALDMARFLLGLHIIRSHYPEYSDRINRIVARWNLSKLVKDGWLNGGITGTGGKIREVQEGRLGYEQYAAHSLKLWNLQANNALSNPPVKTVQVDGITLQVDERNFKNSGATNYLTNDPYLLWGLEIGLTDAVKPQVESLLQVQAQRFQRTGILTAVNEDSLDRPPYFLYYSIYANDQPWQAVNTRGKSYPQFRFVSTKAAFSWFALMPNHPYSQTLRNFAQNLADKNRGYLSGRYENQKLGVNASVDVNTNAVVLESLLYQARNKRPLAF, from the coding sequence ATGAGCCTGATTGTGCAATCCATCTTGTATGCAACAACAAATCAGAAGTTGCTGATTTGTCCTAGTAAAGAGATTTGGCAATGTACCTCCTCTTTAATTATTGCTGCCCCTGATAACTTTAATCCTGATTCACAGTTTCCACTACCAAGACCTAAGCCGGAACCTACTGCTCCTACAGTCACTCCCGCACCGCCAACACCACCAAAAGCTCCAGTCACTCCAGCACTGCCAATAGTACCAAAACCGCCAGCCACTCCAGCACCGCCAATAGTACCAAAACCGCCAGTCACTCCAGCACTGCCAATAGTACCAAAACCGCCAGCTACTCAAGAAAAACCTGCTGCTCCTTCTATCAGAACCTCTCCACCGCGATTAACCCAAGAAAGGGATCAAATTGCTGCCCAACGAGCTTGGAAGTATTTCGATCGCAACTGGAATCCCCAAACAGGTTTAGTAAATTCTGTGGACAATCTGCCGTGGACAACTTGGTGGGATCAAGGTAGCGCTCTATTAGGAATTCATGCGGCACGGCAGTTAGGGTTATTGTCGCCAGACCTGTTTCAACAGCGAATGAATACCTTACTCAAGACTTTAGAAACACTGCCGCTACCTGCAACTGGATTGCCTAACAAAGCTTACAGTACTCGTACTGCCCAAATGCGCCAACTTAATGACACCCCCGATCCCAAGGGGATCAGTGGTTGGTCTGCTCTAGATATGGCGAGATTTTTATTAGGACTACATATTATCCGATCGCATTATCCAGAATATAGCGATCGCATTAATCGCATTGTCGCTCGTTGGAATTTATCAAAACTCGTCAAAGATGGTTGGTTAAACGGTGGCATTACCGGAACTGGTGGAAAAATTCGGGAAGTACAGGAAGGACGGTTAGGCTACGAGCAATACGCGGCTCACAGTTTAAAGTTGTGGAACCTTCAGGCTAATAATGCTCTCTCCAATCCCCCAGTCAAGACGGTTCAGGTAGATGGTATTACTCTGCAAGTCGACGAGCGTAATTTTAAAAACTCTGGAGCTACCAACTACTTGACGAATGACCCTTATCTGCTCTGGGGTTTAGAAATAGGTTTGACTGACGCTGTTAAACCTCAAGTCGAGAGTCTTTTGCAAGTGCAAGCACAACGTTTTCAACGTACTGGCATTTTGACTGCTGTCAATGAAGATTCTTTAGACCGTCCGCCTTACTTTCTGTATTACAGCATCTACGCCAATGATCAACCTTGGCAAGCAGTTAACACTAGGGGGAAATCCTATCCTCAATTCAGATTTGTCAGTACTAAGGCGGCATTTTCTTGGTTTGCTCTCATGCCTAATCACCCCTACAGTCAAACACTGCGTAACTTTGCTCAGAATTTGGCTGATAAAAATCGTGGCTACCTTTCAGGACGATATGAAAATCAAAAATTAGGTGTTAATGCTTCAGTTGACGTTAATACAAACGCAGTTGTTTTAGAAAGTTTGCTTTACCAAGCTAGAAACAAACGTCCACTCGCTTTTTAA
- a CDS encoding glycosyltransferase → MTSVSLVDNSSTFPGNSRSLLKKRTLLFRYLAEINLIFGVWYLQWRITHSVNFDALWLSIPLLLAEIYSYFGGVMFVIGLWRPLVRQVKSLDQLTPAIPKSDWPTVDIFITCYNEPPEIVEETARAALAIDYPPTKLRVYVLDDGNSPAMREMTERLCIEDLRSPQLQQEANRLDAEHSRLLERLNQLDNLTPKTKAAEQWLQELSSEQVHSLDQTAGFVQSLQKLILWLHPAHQNVSNSAVQTLSDRLKDERLVLETAIRKKERELVEIARFRYIARPKPAGVVHHAKAGNLNYAIFSGETSGEFILTLDADHIPKPQFLKRVLPYFYTYNLFAGKYEQNRIAFVQTRQDFYNLPPGDPFGHRANLFYGPLQQGKDGMNAAFYTGTNAVLRRDALISVGLQHFSDEFVKDEKRLDEFQLVGGVSSNSITEDMNTAMRLHGAGWKSIYHNELLAEGLAPDDLSSTLKQRLRWAQGTIQVLIRENPLTEPGLSFWQKLHYFKTMYSYFSGFSTLVFISCPIIYFFTEIVPVKTYGADFAIHFFPAFILNRLTFLAATWGIPAREVWRSEQYAIALFPLLIQAVISVFTGQKINFQVTPKQRQSGIYLRLVWPQLLVFALTILGIFWSLYRFAIGHLNNPWVHLLNSAWAVYNLSLLWAIIRASFWQPPKNA, encoded by the coding sequence ATGACTTCAGTTTCCCTTGTTGACAATTCATCAACCTTTCCAGGCAACAGCCGCTCACTCCTTAAAAAAAGAACGCTGCTATTTCGGTACTTGGCAGAAATCAATTTAATTTTTGGAGTCTGGTATTTACAATGGCGCATTACCCATTCCGTCAATTTTGATGCTCTGTGGCTTTCTATTCCCTTACTACTAGCAGAAATTTATAGCTATTTCGGTGGGGTAATGTTTGTGATTGGCTTGTGGCGTCCTTTAGTGCGACAGGTTAAGTCTCTAGACCAGTTGACGCCAGCTATACCCAAATCCGACTGGCCGACAGTAGATATATTTATCACCTGTTATAACGAGCCGCCAGAAATTGTGGAAGAAACTGCTAGAGCAGCGTTAGCAATAGATTATCCACCGACAAAGCTACGGGTTTATGTGTTGGATGATGGCAACTCGCCTGCGATGAGAGAGATGACAGAAAGGTTGTGTATTGAAGATTTGCGATCGCCACAACTACAACAAGAAGCAAATCGGCTTGACGCAGAGCATTCTCGTTTGTTGGAGCGCTTGAATCAACTAGACAATTTGACACCTAAGACTAAAGCAGCTGAACAATGGCTGCAAGAATTATCCTCAGAACAAGTTCACAGCCTTGACCAAACTGCCGGATTTGTCCAAAGTCTGCAAAAGTTGATTCTTTGGTTACATCCTGCTCATCAAAATGTCAGCAATTCTGCTGTACAAACATTAAGCGATCGCTTAAAAGACGAAAGACTTGTTTTAGAAACAGCTATTCGTAAAAAAGAACGGGAACTAGTTGAAATCGCTCGTTTTCGCTACATTGCTCGTCCCAAACCAGCTGGTGTCGTTCACCATGCGAAAGCAGGTAATCTGAATTACGCGATTTTTTCCGGAGAAACTTCAGGAGAGTTTATTCTCACCCTGGATGCAGACCATATTCCCAAACCGCAATTTCTTAAGCGAGTTTTGCCGTATTTCTACACCTATAATCTCTTCGCAGGAAAATATGAGCAGAATCGAATTGCCTTTGTGCAGACTCGCCAAGATTTTTACAACCTTCCTCCAGGCGATCCCTTTGGACATCGAGCCAATTTATTTTATGGGCCACTCCAACAGGGTAAAGATGGCATGAATGCTGCTTTCTATACGGGAACAAATGCCGTATTGAGGCGTGATGCACTGATTAGTGTTGGACTACAACATTTTTCTGATGAGTTTGTCAAAGATGAAAAACGTTTAGATGAATTTCAATTAGTTGGAGGTGTATCTAGCAACAGTATTACAGAAGATATGAATACAGCTATGCGTCTGCATGGCGCAGGTTGGAAATCTATTTATCACAATGAACTTTTGGCAGAAGGTTTAGCACCAGATGACCTAAGTTCTACACTTAAGCAGCGGCTACGCTGGGCGCAAGGTACTATCCAAGTACTAATTCGAGAGAACCCACTGACAGAGCCAGGATTAAGTTTTTGGCAAAAACTGCACTATTTTAAGACGATGTATAGCTATTTCTCTGGTTTTTCTACTCTGGTTTTTATTTCTTGCCCAATCATCTATTTTTTCACAGAAATTGTACCAGTGAAAACCTACGGGGCAGATTTTGCTATACATTTTTTTCCAGCTTTTATCCTTAATCGCTTGACTTTTTTGGCAGCTACTTGGGGTATTCCAGCTAGAGAAGTTTGGCGCTCTGAACAATATGCGATCGCTTTATTTCCCTTATTAATCCAAGCTGTCATCAGCGTCTTCACTGGACAAAAAATTAACTTCCAAGTAACGCCAAAACAGCGACAATCTGGAATTTATCTGCGGCTAGTTTGGCCTCAATTACTTGTCTTTGCTCTCACTATTTTAGGAATCTTCTGGAGCCTTTACCGCTTTGCAATTGGTCATCTAAATAATCCTTGGGTTCACTTACTTAATAGCGCCTGGGCTGTCTACAATTTGTCACTTTTGTGGGCTATCATCCGGGCATCTTTCTGGCAACCTCCGAAGAATGCTTAA
- a CDS encoding PIG-L deacetylase family protein, with the protein MNNSDFNNYNQRTVLTIYAHADDEVLPAAGTLSLMSKSGWNVRCLILTDGSLSSSSIKGKRHQEAEAAGKIIGADYEFYALEECNFSTQPVIKVVEESIQRSQPDLIITHAPQPEKYGHRDHEVCAIAVSNVATRKNIPLWYSAPPVFLRGFEPNFFVDITSVIEEKIAAIGCYESELSKAFMQLDAILVLSRFWARELGQKDGYFEAFEISRQWVDASFFAAIANSKKQVLQQ; encoded by the coding sequence ATGAATAATTCTGATTTCAACAACTATAATCAGCGAACTGTCTTAACAATTTATGCTCATGCTGATGATGAAGTATTACCTGCTGCTGGTACTCTAAGTTTAATGTCGAAGTCAGGATGGAATGTTCGCTGTTTAATATTAACAGACGGCAGCCTTTCTAGCTCTTCTATTAAGGGTAAACGTCATCAAGAAGCAGAGGCAGCGGGTAAAATCATCGGTGCAGATTATGAGTTTTATGCGCTGGAAGAATGTAATTTTTCAACACAACCAGTTATCAAAGTTGTTGAAGAATCGATACAGCGATCGCAACCAGATTTGATCATAACTCACGCACCACAACCTGAAAAATATGGACATCGAGATCATGAAGTATGTGCAATTGCAGTTTCTAATGTTGCTACCCGCAAAAATATCCCTCTGTGGTATTCAGCACCACCCGTTTTTTTGCGGGGGTTTGAGCCAAACTTTTTTGTAGATATTACATCTGTAATTGAGGAAAAGATTGCAGCTATCGGTTGCTATGAGTCTGAGTTAAGTAAAGCATTCATGCAACTCGATGCTATTCTCGTCTTGTCTCGATTTTGGGCGAGAGAATTAGGACAAAAAGATGGCTATTTTGAAGCTTTTGAAATTTCCCGTCAATGGGTTGATGCTAGCTTCTTTGCAGCGATCGCCAATAGTAAAAAGCAAGTACTACAACAATAA
- a CDS encoding STAS domain-containing protein has product MSLKVTVLELSGILDGIRGNQLRREVSDIIESGSDILLIDLKEVKFVDSSGLGALVSAMQTVRKADAKLFVCSVNDQVRMLFELTKLDRIFQTFADQEDFNRQVLAAQ; this is encoded by the coding sequence ATGAGTTTAAAGGTAACAGTACTAGAATTATCTGGAATTTTAGATGGTATTAGAGGTAATCAGCTACGTCGAGAAGTTAGCGATATTATCGAGAGCGGTTCTGATATCTTATTAATTGACCTGAAAGAAGTAAAATTTGTTGATAGCTCTGGTTTAGGCGCTTTAGTATCAGCAATGCAAACTGTGCGAAAAGCCGATGCTAAACTATTTGTCTGTTCTGTCAACGATCAGGTCAGGATGTTATTTGAATTGACTAAATTGGATCGGATTTTTCAAACATTTGCTGACCAAGAGGATTTTAATCGTCAAGTACTTGCAGCACAATAA
- a CDS encoding SpoIIE family protein phosphatase — protein MLKILVIDDDPIVRAALKRTLEKQGYDTTVASNGEEGIIQAQLLRPALIICDWMMSQLDGLEVCRRIKADSDLATTFFILLTAKGATPGEAEDRVRGLDAGADEFVSKPIEMNELKARVRAGLRLHQLNQDLQSQKQVLEILNQNLQAQKQILEAELAEAAHYVQSLLPPKLEGEVSVEALFIPSTQLGGDSFDYYWIDDENLAIYLLDVSGHGVGSALLSVSVLNVLRSQSLPNTDFCQPSEVLKALNHAFQMTNHGDKYFTMWYGVYNRLKRQLIYANAGHPPGVLLSGSSGTTIQVKQLGSLDLPIGFLPDVHFDDAAFEIEENSTLYIFSDGVYEINQPDGNMWGLDAFIDLLTNCSQENTRHLNQVLAHIVTLSSKANYDDDLSLLKVNFG, from the coding sequence ATGTTAAAAATCTTGGTTATAGATGACGATCCTATCGTCAGGGCAGCACTGAAAAGAACACTGGAAAAGCAGGGTTATGATACTACCGTAGCTAGTAATGGCGAGGAAGGAATCATCCAAGCACAACTGCTACGCCCTGCTCTAATTATTTGTGACTGGATGATGTCCCAGTTAGATGGGCTGGAAGTGTGTCGCCGAATCAAGGCTGATTCCGATTTAGCAACTACTTTTTTTATTCTGCTAACTGCTAAGGGAGCGACTCCAGGAGAAGCAGAAGATAGAGTTAGAGGACTTGATGCTGGAGCAGACGAATTTGTCTCTAAGCCAATTGAGATGAATGAATTGAAGGCACGAGTCAGGGCAGGGCTAAGGTTACACCAGCTAAATCAAGATTTACAAAGTCAAAAGCAAGTTTTGGAGATACTTAATCAGAATTTGCAAGCGCAAAAGCAAATTTTAGAAGCAGAATTAGCTGAGGCAGCTCATTATGTGCAGTCTCTGCTGCCTCCAAAGTTAGAGGGAGAAGTAAGCGTAGAAGCACTGTTTATTCCTTCAACACAACTAGGAGGTGATTCCTTTGATTATTACTGGATCGATGACGAAAATTTAGCAATTTATCTGTTGGATGTATCAGGACATGGGGTAGGTTCAGCCCTACTGTCTGTATCCGTGCTTAATGTTTTGCGATCGCAATCCCTACCCAATACAGATTTTTGTCAACCCAGCGAAGTCTTAAAAGCACTTAATCATGCCTTCCAGATGACAAACCACGGTGATAAGTACTTCACAATGTGGTATGGAGTTTATAACCGCTTGAAACGTCAACTCATATATGCTAACGCCGGACATCCACCAGGGGTGCTGCTATCAGGTTCCTCTGGCACAACAATCCAAGTTAAACAGTTAGGCTCTTTGGATTTGCCAATTGGCTTTTTGCCTGATGTTCACTTTGATGATGCTGCCTTTGAGATTGAAGAAAACAGCACTTTATATATCTTTAGCGATGGTGTTTACGAAATTAATCAGCCAGATGGTAATATGTGGGGACTCGATGCTTTCATTGATTTATTAACCAACTGTAGCCAGGAAAATACACGTCATTTAAACCAGGTATTGGCACACATTGTGACTTTAAGTAGTAAAGCAAATTATGATGATGATTTGTCTTTACTGAAAGTAAACTTTGGTTAA
- a CDS encoding anti-sigma regulatory factor codes for MNNKLCLKINTDLAASQEVLSWFEQINQPPIPNKVIWWQCQTLLIEGFANIVEHAHKNLPIETQIEIEAVRLNENIEIRIWSEGEAFDLEQQLREISEFEDNDQERGRGLKIMSAIADKLSYERAADNRYCLFISKYY; via the coding sequence GTGAATAATAAACTCTGCCTAAAAATTAATACAGACTTAGCAGCTTCGCAGGAAGTGTTGTCTTGGTTTGAGCAAATCAACCAACCGCCTATTCCAAATAAAGTGATTTGGTGGCAATGTCAAACCCTATTGATAGAGGGGTTTGCTAACATTGTTGAACACGCCCATAAAAATTTACCAATCGAAACACAGATTGAGATAGAAGCTGTACGATTAAATGAAAATATAGAAATTCGCATTTGGTCTGAAGGAGAAGCGTTTGATCTAGAGCAGCAATTGCGAGAAATATCTGAATTCGAGGATAATGATCAAGAGCGTGGACGTGGGTTGAAAATCATGTCCGCAATCGCTGATAAGTTAAGTTATGAGCGAGCAGCAGATAATCGTTACTGTTTATTTATTAGTAAATATTATTAA